One Fuerstiella marisgermanici DNA window includes the following coding sequences:
- a CDS encoding metallophosphoesterase produces MPSVPTTIDGPVAVIGDVHGQVDKLKAIVQKLSHLPDIRHRWIVFIGDLVDRGPDPKGAVDIYCDIASKHDKVTWVCGNHELAMAGSLKLIDVPDFVDWPGRWLPHYDSDKTFASYNVPFGELDALREALPEEHARLMSDLPWSVEHAKYLFVHAGLDNNLPFDMQVNILRQRDYTLAHPPWLYDKAFVRGSAAPDCPVTVVVGHTPLPEVRFGNRVIGTDTTGGVYGDLSCVLLPENIVITSGADPPGGYQQMAPPVRGKKKSWWKPW; encoded by the coding sequence ATGCCGTCCGTCCCCACCACAATTGACGGGCCTGTTGCCGTGATTGGCGATGTGCATGGTCAGGTTGATAAGCTAAAAGCAATCGTCCAGAAGCTGTCTCACCTGCCCGACATTCGCCATCGCTGGATTGTGTTCATCGGCGATTTGGTAGACCGCGGCCCCGACCCCAAAGGCGCTGTCGACATCTATTGCGACATCGCGTCGAAGCATGACAAGGTGACGTGGGTTTGCGGCAACCATGAACTGGCAATGGCCGGTTCGCTGAAGCTGATCGACGTGCCGGACTTCGTCGACTGGCCCGGCCGCTGGCTGCCTCATTACGATTCTGACAAAACCTTCGCTTCCTACAATGTCCCGTTCGGAGAACTGGACGCTTTGCGAGAAGCTCTGCCGGAAGAACACGCTCGGCTGATGTCGGATCTGCCGTGGAGTGTCGAGCACGCCAAGTATCTATTCGTGCATGCGGGGCTGGATAACAACCTGCCGTTCGACATGCAGGTCAACATTCTGAGGCAGCGCGATTACACGTTGGCTCACCCGCCGTGGCTGTATGACAAGGCGTTTGTGCGAGGTTCCGCGGCTCCGGATTGCCCCGTCACCGTCGTCGTCGGCCACACGCCGCTGCCGGAAGTTCGTTTTGGTAATCGAGTCATCGGGACAGACACAACCGGCGGCGTGTACGGCGACCTTAGCTGCGTGCTGCTGCCGGAAAATATCGTGATCACGTCGGGCGCAGACCCGCCCGGCGGTTATCAACAAATGGCACCGCCAGTTCGTGGGAAGAAGAAGTCATGGTGGAAACCGTGGTAA
- a CDS encoding RNA polymerase sigma factor, protein MTVPDTRPSLLLRVRDPDDREAWAEFSYIYRPVICRIATFKGMQAADADDLAQQVLLAISQAIERWTPQPGGPKFRSWVRRIAENAILNAITRGIPDKGSGDDAMRSFLEQRAAKDGPETDLLKTEYRREVFHVAAQRIRGEFSDDTWNSFWLTAVDGLDPDTAGTQLGRSRGSVYASRSRVMKRLRQVVEEMDGGQ, encoded by the coding sequence ATGACCGTGCCTGATACACGTCCGAGTCTGCTTCTGAGGGTTCGTGATCCTGACGATCGCGAGGCATGGGCTGAGTTTTCGTACATTTATCGGCCGGTCATCTGCCGGATTGCGACGTTCAAAGGCATGCAGGCGGCCGACGCAGACGACCTGGCTCAACAGGTGCTGCTGGCGATTTCACAAGCTATCGAACGCTGGACGCCTCAACCCGGCGGACCGAAATTCCGGTCATGGGTGCGACGGATTGCTGAAAATGCAATTCTGAATGCCATCACGCGAGGTATCCCGGACAAGGGTTCGGGGGATGACGCAATGAGGTCCTTTCTGGAACAGCGAGCAGCCAAAGACGGGCCTGAGACTGATTTATTGAAAACCGAATACCGTCGCGAAGTCTTCCACGTGGCGGCTCAACGAATACGCGGAGAATTCTCTGACGACACATGGAACAGCTTCTGGCTGACTGCCGTCGACGGTCTCGATCCGGACACGGCCGGCACGCAGCTTGGCCGATCACGAGGCAGCGTGTACGCGTCACGAAGCCGAGTCATGAAACGCCTGCGGCAGGTGGTGGAAGAAATGGACGGTGGACAGTGA
- the araD gene encoding L-arabinonate dehydratase — MFQRTKRTHEQLRSYRYFGPDDLRSFGHRSRQKQSGFGTEEFEGKPVIGILNTWNDLISCHAHFKQRVEDVKRGIWQAGGFPVEVPVMGLSETFMKPTSMYYRNFLAMEAEEVLRTYPIDAAVLMGGCDKTTPALLMGAVTADVPSIFMPGGPMNKTSWRGDQLGSGSDVWKYWAERSAGRLGCEAWCELEDHIAASPGHCMTMGTASTMTSITETMGMSLPGSASVPATHSSHSRMASATGQQAVELAWYNVKPSEIMTADAFDNGITALMAMGGSTNAIVHLMALAGRCQVPLTLERFDQISQTTPVVGNIRPAGKYVMGDFFEAGGLRALLARIADLLKLTAPNVAGSTLADAIKDAEVYDEDVIRPRDSPICENNSLAVLRGNLCPDGAVIKPAAAEKQLHQHRGPAVVFKNYPDLKARIDDPSLALTKDHVIVLQNAGPLGAPGIPEWGMLPIPKYLLEQGVRDMVRISDARMSGTSYGACVLHVAPESFVGGPLAFVQNGDMITLDVTGRTLQLEISDEELASRKAAWKQPEHRFTRGYGKLYFDETTQANIGCDFRFLHADGSTDPEPSIY, encoded by the coding sequence ATGTTTCAACGCACAAAACGCACTCACGAACAACTTCGCAGTTACCGCTATTTCGGACCGGACGATCTGCGTTCGTTCGGGCATCGGTCTCGCCAAAAACAGTCGGGATTCGGCACCGAGGAATTCGAAGGCAAGCCGGTCATTGGAATTCTGAACACGTGGAACGATCTGATCAGCTGCCACGCTCACTTTAAGCAGCGAGTCGAAGACGTCAAACGAGGCATCTGGCAGGCGGGCGGGTTTCCGGTGGAGGTTCCTGTTATGGGCCTGTCGGAAACCTTCATGAAACCGACGTCCATGTACTATCGCAACTTCCTTGCGATGGAAGCGGAAGAAGTTCTGCGCACGTACCCCATCGACGCCGCCGTGCTGATGGGCGGCTGCGACAAGACAACTCCGGCACTGCTGATGGGAGCCGTCACTGCTGACGTGCCTTCCATCTTTATGCCCGGCGGCCCGATGAACAAAACCAGCTGGCGCGGCGATCAGCTCGGCAGCGGCAGCGACGTGTGGAAGTACTGGGCCGAACGAAGCGCCGGGCGACTGGGCTGCGAAGCATGGTGCGAACTGGAAGACCACATCGCCGCATCGCCGGGACACTGTATGACGATGGGCACAGCATCGACCATGACTTCCATCACTGAAACGATGGGGATGAGTCTCCCTGGTTCGGCGTCTGTCCCGGCCACTCATTCTTCGCATTCGCGTATGGCATCTGCCACCGGTCAGCAAGCTGTGGAACTCGCGTGGTACAACGTCAAACCTTCCGAAATCATGACGGCCGATGCCTTCGATAACGGCATCACGGCTCTGATGGCGATGGGCGGATCAACCAATGCCATCGTTCATCTAATGGCTCTGGCCGGACGCTGCCAGGTCCCGCTAACGCTCGAACGATTCGATCAGATTTCGCAAACCACGCCCGTCGTCGGCAACATACGGCCGGCTGGTAAATATGTGATGGGTGACTTCTTCGAAGCCGGTGGCCTGCGAGCGCTTCTGGCTCGAATCGCCGATCTGCTGAAACTGACCGCCCCCAACGTTGCCGGCTCCACGCTGGCCGACGCGATCAAAGACGCAGAAGTCTACGACGAAGACGTAATCCGTCCTCGCGATAGCCCGATCTGCGAAAACAACAGCCTGGCCGTGCTGCGAGGCAACCTGTGTCCGGACGGAGCGGTCATCAAACCGGCGGCTGCCGAAAAACAGCTGCACCAGCATCGTGGCCCGGCCGTCGTCTTCAAAAACTACCCGGACCTGAAAGCTCGCATCGACGATCCGTCCCTGGCACTCACCAAAGACCATGTGATCGTGTTGCAAAACGCCGGTCCGCTGGGAGCACCCGGCATTCCCGAATGGGGCATGCTGCCGATCCCGAAGTACCTTCTGGAACAGGGCGTCCGCGACATGGTCCGTATCAGCGACGCTCGCATGAGTGGCACCAGTTACGGAGCGTGCGTGTTACACGTCGCGCCGGAATCCTTCGTGGGCGGGCCGCTGGCCTTCGTTCAGAACGGCGACATGATTACTCTTGACGTCACCGGCCGCACGCTGCAACTGGAAATCAGCGACGAGGAACTTGCTTCCCGCAAAGCCGCGTGGAAGCAGCCCGAACACCGATTCACTCGCGGCTACGGAAAGCTCTATTTTGATGAAACCACTCAAGCCAACATCGGCTGCGATTTCCGATTCCTTCACGCCGACGGCTCAACCGACCCCGAACCCAGCATCTACTGA
- a CDS encoding PVC-type heme-binding CxxCH protein, protein MFRFQFAALGLLLCFATATHAQDNAPADEFAKVVRTTEPLSPADEMATFTLPEGFKASLVVAEPDIAKPMNMAFDARGRLWVTTSEEYPIPAPADRAGKDRIVVLEDKDGDGIRETVTTFADGLNIPMGVYPYKDGVICFSIPNIWFLQDTDGDGKCDERKELYGPMGFERDTHGMCNGFTRGFDGWLYACHGFNNHTTVAGADGHEITMQSGNTFRFRLDGSRIEHFTHGLVNPFGMTQSPAADLFVADCHTKPVSLLLPGGYYESFGKPHDGLGYVPPMMDHLHGSTAIGGIAQYNADVFPAEYHGNTFGGNVMTGCVNRNSLQQIGSSFRAKEEADFLVSTDPWFRPMDLQVGPDGAMYIADFYNRIIGHYEVGLDHPGRDRKRGRIWKVEYQGNNGNTKSVPMPGESATPDELLAELASPNMPRRTLAMNRLLDSYRNAASPSQSSDAAESVDAQVHALWLQQRQGNLNDQAIRISAEAESELVRVHAFRIIADRDEAVANSGTIMQQGFRDASPLVRRAAVLAAAKHVHFSQLRPLIDLYHDTPAEDVYLQHSVRMALRNHLQSPELFQQLDRELTDRDIKLVAAICLALNTPDAGSFLIRHIRVLSDAPPDEFANYTRFAVRHVSAQNVGTLTAVVRERFADNPSMQLELLKAASDGLKQRGASTPEVIRNWAATLAAELIGLKNGKLPAADADPIVWSYVPYPGGKDQGSPFQVTHRRTSTDGMKETPLYSSLPKGEQQTGIYRSGSFNPGEQFSFYMAGHDGVPKDPAGGKNLVRLRDAATHETLHTWPPPRNDTAHQFNWTNTDDVQCTYIEVVDGDSGNAFAWLAVGRFSVEGLNPNTRIEQRREGIELIGLFQLADFRDVLSILLRRSNSDVTTGELLGKAIAGMQADSRFHALAAACGVTDLAATVRSSVHNALLSDSTDNIEETLGKVMASATSAQQLRVAEPLCSDLTGAKLLVALVDKGKASAELLRRPTVADALKAVADESLNSRVQQLLNSLPDQNAERDALIASRTQNYVQQPGSAVAGEAVFAKNCSVCHQVAGKGKKVGPNLDGIGSRGANRLIEDMLAPNRNVDIAFRTSTVVTTSGKVASGLSRGYDGARLILIDSKGAEISIPRDDIEELVVSRRSPMPDNVAEILTEQQFRDLTAWLLSLRN, encoded by the coding sequence TTGTTCCGTTTCCAGTTCGCGGCCTTGGGTTTGCTGTTGTGCTTCGCCACTGCCACCCATGCTCAGGACAATGCACCCGCCGACGAATTCGCGAAAGTCGTTCGCACCACCGAACCGCTGTCCCCCGCCGATGAGATGGCAACATTCACGCTGCCAGAAGGTTTCAAAGCGAGTCTGGTCGTGGCCGAACCGGACATCGCCAAACCCATGAACATGGCCTTCGACGCACGAGGCCGGTTGTGGGTAACGACGTCCGAAGAATACCCAATTCCCGCGCCGGCGGATCGAGCTGGCAAAGATCGCATTGTGGTCCTCGAAGACAAAGACGGCGACGGAATTCGCGAAACCGTCACCACATTCGCGGATGGCCTGAATATTCCGATGGGCGTGTATCCGTACAAGGACGGCGTCATCTGTTTTAGCATTCCCAACATCTGGTTTCTGCAAGACACCGACGGCGACGGCAAATGCGATGAACGCAAAGAGCTGTACGGTCCGATGGGCTTCGAACGCGACACTCACGGCATGTGCAACGGCTTTACGCGAGGCTTCGACGGATGGCTTTACGCGTGCCACGGATTCAATAATCACACTACTGTGGCGGGCGCAGACGGGCACGAAATCACGATGCAGTCCGGCAATACGTTTCGGTTTCGACTGGACGGGTCGCGCATCGAACACTTCACTCACGGCCTGGTCAACCCTTTCGGGATGACTCAAAGTCCGGCCGCAGATCTCTTCGTCGCCGACTGCCACACGAAGCCGGTCAGCCTGCTGTTGCCGGGCGGTTACTACGAAAGTTTCGGCAAGCCTCACGATGGCCTTGGCTACGTGCCGCCCATGATGGATCACCTGCATGGCAGCACGGCCATCGGCGGGATCGCTCAATACAACGCCGACGTCTTCCCTGCCGAATATCATGGCAACACGTTCGGCGGCAACGTGATGACCGGCTGCGTGAACCGCAATTCGTTGCAACAAATCGGCAGCAGTTTTCGAGCGAAAGAAGAGGCCGACTTTCTGGTTTCCACGGACCCGTGGTTCCGACCAATGGACTTGCAGGTCGGTCCTGACGGAGCGATGTATATCGCCGACTTCTACAACCGCATTATTGGGCACTACGAAGTTGGCCTCGATCATCCCGGCCGCGATCGCAAGCGTGGGCGAATCTGGAAGGTCGAATACCAGGGCAACAACGGCAACACAAAGTCGGTCCCAATGCCAGGTGAATCAGCGACGCCTGACGAATTGCTTGCCGAACTGGCATCGCCGAATATGCCTCGCCGCACGCTGGCGATGAATCGATTGCTGGACAGCTATCGTAACGCAGCCAGTCCATCGCAAAGCAGCGATGCCGCAGAAAGTGTCGACGCTCAGGTACACGCCTTGTGGCTTCAACAACGACAAGGCAACCTCAATGATCAGGCAATCCGCATCAGCGCCGAAGCTGAATCAGAACTTGTTCGCGTGCATGCGTTCCGAATCATTGCCGACCGGGACGAAGCCGTCGCGAACAGCGGTACCATCATGCAGCAGGGCTTCCGGGATGCATCGCCGCTGGTTCGTCGAGCCGCCGTGCTGGCCGCTGCAAAGCACGTCCATTTTTCGCAGCTGCGACCGCTAATCGATTTGTATCACGACACGCCAGCGGAAGATGTCTACCTGCAGCACAGCGTTCGCATGGCTTTGCGGAATCACCTGCAATCGCCGGAACTGTTTCAGCAGTTGGATCGGGAACTCACCGATCGCGACATTAAACTGGTCGCCGCAATTTGTCTGGCATTGAACACGCCCGACGCCGGTTCGTTTTTGATCCGACACATCCGAGTACTCAGCGACGCACCGCCTGATGAATTCGCAAACTACACTCGCTTTGCCGTGCGACATGTGTCGGCCCAGAACGTGGGCACGCTGACCGCGGTGGTTCGCGAAAGATTCGCCGACAACCCATCGATGCAGCTGGAACTGCTGAAAGCCGCTTCCGACGGTCTGAAGCAGCGTGGAGCGTCGACGCCGGAAGTGATCCGAAACTGGGCCGCGACGCTGGCCGCAGAACTAATCGGCCTGAAAAACGGAAAACTACCTGCCGCGGATGCTGACCCAATTGTTTGGTCGTACGTTCCATATCCCGGCGGCAAGGACCAGGGCAGTCCATTTCAGGTAACCCATCGTCGAACGTCGACTGACGGCATGAAAGAGACTCCACTTTACAGCAGCCTTCCGAAGGGCGAGCAGCAAACAGGGATCTATCGATCGGGCAGCTTCAATCCCGGCGAGCAGTTTTCGTTTTACATGGCCGGCCATGATGGCGTTCCCAAAGATCCCGCGGGCGGCAAGAACCTTGTCCGACTTCGCGATGCGGCGACTCACGAAACGCTGCACACCTGGCCCCCACCTCGCAACGATACGGCTCATCAATTCAATTGGACCAACACTGACGACGTCCAATGTACCTACATCGAAGTCGTCGACGGCGACTCCGGGAATGCGTTTGCATGGCTGGCAGTCGGGCGTTTTTCTGTTGAGGGCTTGAACCCGAACACTCGCATCGAACAGCGGCGAGAAGGGATTGAGCTGATTGGCTTGTTCCAACTTGCAGACTTCAGAGATGTGCTGTCCATCCTTTTGCGGCGATCAAACTCAGACGTCACGACCGGCGAACTCCTCGGAAAAGCCATCGCGGGCATGCAGGCCGATAGCCGGTTTCATGCTCTGGCGGCGGCGTGCGGCGTCACCGACTTGGCGGCGACCGTCCGTTCGTCTGTACATAACGCGCTGCTATCCGATTCGACCGACAACATTGAAGAGACACTCGGCAAAGTCATGGCGTCAGCGACGTCAGCTCAACAACTGCGAGTCGCCGAGCCACTGTGTTCAGACCTTACCGGCGCAAAGTTGCTGGTAGCTTTGGTGGATAAAGGCAAGGCTTCTGCAGAATTGCTGCGACGGCCCACGGTCGCGGATGCTCTAAAGGCGGTTGCGGATGAATCGCTAAACAGTCGAGTCCAGCAGCTGCTAAACAGCTTGCCTGACCAGAATGCCGAACGCGATGCCCTCATCGCCTCGCGGACTCAAAACTACGTGCAACAGCCAGGATCGGCCGTAGCCGGTGAAGCAGTCTTCGCCAAGAACTGTTCGGTGTGCCATCAGGTGGCGGGCAAGGGGAAAAAAGTCGGCCCCAATCTGGACGGCATTGGTAGTCGAGGAGCCAATCGGCTGATCGAAGACATGCTGGCTCCCAACCGCAACGTTGATATCGCCTTCCGGACGTCAACGGTCGTGACAACAAGCGGCAAGGTCGCCAGCGGACTCAGCCGCGGCTACGATGGAGCTCGCCTAATTTTGATAGACAGCAAGGGCGCAGAAATTTCCATCCCACGCGACGACATCGAAGAATTAGTCGTGTCGCGTCGTTCGCCGATGCCTGACAACGTGGCGGAAATTCTGACGGAACAGCAGTTCCGCGACCTGACAGCGTGGTTGTTAAGTCTGCGGAATTAG
- a CDS encoding serine/threonine-protein kinase — MSTSTCNPKLIDDFLADRLDDAAQRLLERHLDECDQCCERLNDRTADPVLWHDTRAFLSSTEIVPTLCNDAKHPTHASEIVRLDFLNPTDDPHMLGRFGGYEISGVIGCGGMGIVLKGFDAALNRYSAIKVLSPHYASSGAARQRFAREAQAAAAVVHDNVIGIHGVSECNGLPYLEMPYVKGESLQKRIDREGSLTTAETLRIALQTAKGLAAAHDQGLVHRDIKPANILLPENVERVLITDFGLARAADDASLTRSGVIAGTPQYMSPEQARGEGIDHRSDLFSLGSVMYTMTTGHPPFRAETPYGILRRITDDAHRPIRDLNPDVPGWLSHVIDRLLAKHPSQRFTSADEVASLLEDCLAHVQHPATAALPASLKAREEARLLKKTGLMTAAFLLFASVISFAIFLQPDEQTDMAADPADPTEVVEVPSPTPEAPVSDSELEWQPDPQLDELERTLNELNQDIQEPPQLNAESPF; from the coding sequence ATGTCCACTTCCACCTGCAACCCGAAGCTCATCGACGACTTCCTCGCTGATCGACTGGACGATGCTGCTCAGCGATTGCTGGAACGGCATCTGGATGAATGCGATCAGTGTTGTGAGCGGCTGAATGATCGCACGGCGGATCCAGTTTTGTGGCATGACACGCGAGCGTTTCTTAGTTCCACCGAAATCGTACCAACGCTATGCAATGACGCTAAGCACCCGACGCACGCTTCCGAAATTGTGCGGCTCGATTTCCTGAACCCGACCGACGATCCTCATATGCTCGGGCGGTTCGGCGGCTACGAAATCAGTGGCGTGATCGGCTGCGGCGGCATGGGCATCGTGCTGAAAGGCTTCGACGCTGCGTTGAATCGCTACTCAGCCATCAAAGTTCTGTCACCTCACTATGCCAGCAGCGGAGCGGCCCGGCAGCGGTTCGCGAGAGAAGCTCAAGCAGCAGCGGCCGTCGTCCACGACAACGTGATCGGCATTCACGGAGTCAGCGAATGCAACGGCCTGCCATATCTGGAAATGCCGTACGTCAAAGGCGAATCGCTGCAAAAGCGGATCGACCGCGAAGGATCACTGACCACTGCGGAAACCCTGCGGATCGCTTTGCAAACGGCGAAGGGGCTGGCCGCTGCCCACGACCAGGGATTAGTGCACCGCGACATCAAGCCAGCCAACATTCTGCTGCCGGAAAATGTCGAACGAGTGCTCATCACAGACTTCGGTCTGGCTCGAGCCGCCGACGATGCCAGTCTGACTCGCAGCGGCGTCATCGCAGGCACGCCGCAATACATGAGCCCCGAACAGGCACGAGGCGAAGGCATCGACCACCGCAGCGATTTGTTCAGCCTCGGCAGCGTGATGTACACGATGACCACCGGGCACCCGCCGTTCCGAGCCGAAACGCCCTACGGAATTCTGCGGCGAATCACCGACGACGCTCACCGCCCCATCCGCGACCTCAACCCCGACGTACCCGGCTGGCTGAGTCACGTGATCGACAGATTGCTGGCGAAACATCCGTCGCAGAGATTCACATCGGCGGACGAAGTCGCGTCCCTGCTGGAAGACTGCCTGGCTCACGTGCAGCACCCCGCAACGGCCGCGCTGCCCGCAAGTCTAAAGGCACGAGAAGAAGCAAGGCTGCTGAAGAAGACCGGGCTTATGACGGCAGCGTTTCTCCTGTTCGCGAGCGTCATCAGCTTTGCGATATTCCTGCAGCCAGACGAACAAACAGACATGGCCGCTGATCCGGCTGATCCCACCGAAGTCGTTGAAGTTCCTTCGCCGACGCCGGAGGCACCCGTCAGTGATTCAGAACTGGAATGGCAGCCCGATCCGCAGCTCGATGAACTGGAACGAACACTGAACGAACTAAATCAGGACATTCAAGAACCGCCGCAGTTGAACGCAGAATCGCCGTTTTAA
- a CDS encoding GTP-binding protein, whose product MKPVYIMIGGFLGAGKTTTVAQLARHYTSQGKRIGIVTNDQTTDLVDTHSLRSQGFDVGEVAGSCFCCNFNELTATVERLGEDELPEIILAEPVGSCTDLVATVLRPLTEVYGVPLDVAPYGVILKPSHGQRILKGTSGSGFSAKADYIFRKQIEEADFVVINRVDELSKEQVDELESLIEAEYPGRPILKCSAKTGEGIDLLVSMLEQRGEFGRRVMDVDYDVYAEGEAELGWLNSQVNVTAAGEFALDDFLMDLIGRLHGRLLASSAEAAHLKVIGLSDASYAVANLVSNATGPELSLASSTKTPSANVVVNARVGTDPTELEDMVRKELAAVCEAMNLQHEVVSLQSFRPGRPVPTHRITE is encoded by the coding sequence ATGAAACCAGTTTACATCATGATCGGCGGCTTTTTGGGCGCTGGGAAAACCACAACGGTTGCTCAACTGGCCAGGCATTATACGTCGCAAGGCAAGCGGATCGGGATTGTGACCAACGATCAGACGACGGATCTCGTCGACACTCACAGCCTACGATCACAGGGCTTTGACGTCGGCGAAGTGGCTGGATCATGCTTTTGCTGCAACTTCAACGAACTGACGGCCACGGTCGAACGACTGGGCGAAGACGAGTTGCCGGAGATCATTCTGGCCGAACCGGTCGGCAGTTGTACGGACCTTGTCGCCACCGTGTTGCGGCCGTTAACAGAAGTGTACGGCGTGCCACTCGATGTGGCTCCATACGGAGTGATCCTCAAACCGAGTCACGGGCAACGCATTCTGAAAGGGACCAGCGGCAGCGGATTTTCAGCGAAGGCGGATTACATTTTTCGCAAGCAGATCGAAGAAGCGGACTTTGTGGTCATCAACCGCGTGGACGAACTTTCTAAAGAGCAGGTTGACGAACTGGAGTCGCTGATTGAAGCGGAATATCCTGGCCGGCCAATTCTGAAGTGTTCTGCCAAAACGGGGGAAGGCATAGATTTGCTGGTGAGCATGCTGGAACAGCGAGGCGAATTCGGTCGTCGAGTCATGGACGTGGATTACGACGTGTATGCCGAAGGCGAAGCGGAACTCGGCTGGTTAAACAGTCAGGTGAATGTGACCGCCGCTGGCGAATTTGCATTGGACGACTTCCTGATGGATCTGATCGGGCGGCTTCACGGGCGATTACTGGCGTCCAGTGCTGAGGCCGCTCATCTGAAAGTGATCGGGCTAAGCGACGCCAGTTATGCAGTGGCGAATCTGGTCAGTAACGCGACGGGCCCCGAACTTTCGCTGGCGTCTTCGACAAAAACACCATCGGCGAACGTGGTCGTGAACGCTCGCGTGGGAACCGATCCCACGGAACTTGAAGACATGGTCCGCAAAGAACTGGCGGCCGTGTGCGAAGCGATGAACCTGCAGCACGAAGTGGTGTCGCTGCAAAGTTTCCGCCCAGGACGGCCAGTGCCGACTCATCGGATTACGGAGTAA
- a CDS encoding GNAT family N-acetyltransferase, translating into MNTLAIINATEKHAAEVARLFDAYRVWYGKASDADGALNYITQRLRQNESVIFLATVDGAAAGFVQLYPLFSSISMGPVWILNDLFVAEDFRQQGIGTLLLETATEFGRESGALRLHLETGPQNFGAQKLYEAHGWKKDDEFFCYSLELS; encoded by the coding sequence ATGAACACTCTTGCGATAATCAACGCGACCGAAAAGCATGCGGCTGAGGTCGCGAGGCTGTTTGATGCGTACCGAGTTTGGTACGGCAAGGCATCGGACGCCGACGGAGCTTTGAACTATATCACTCAGCGTCTGCGACAAAACGAATCGGTCATCTTTCTCGCAACGGTGGATGGAGCGGCTGCCGGATTCGTTCAGTTGTATCCGCTGTTTTCATCGATTTCGATGGGCCCCGTGTGGATCCTGAATGACCTGTTCGTCGCGGAGGATTTTCGGCAGCAGGGCATTGGCACTCTTCTGCTGGAAACGGCGACCGAATTTGGCCGCGAATCCGGAGCACTCAGACTGCACCTGGAAACCGGCCCGCAAAACTTTGGTGCTCAGAAATTGTATGAAGCTCATGGCTGGAAGAAGGACGACGAGTTCTTCTGCTACAGCTTGGAACTTTCGTAG
- a CDS encoding MEKHLA domain-containing protein gives MNDQPPPWSSKAWIAWTTRLLNSYRKFVGKDLIPRTSADQDSQTLYHAPFVVVAHGTEDDPLLNYGNQAALDLWQMSLDELIGTPSRKTAEPVHRDERAELLRRTREHGYIDDYTGIRIASTGQRFRIHQATVWNVVDGNDAYVGQAAAFADWTMLTE, from the coding sequence ATGAATGACCAACCACCCCCATGGTCCAGCAAAGCCTGGATTGCATGGACGACACGACTGCTAAATTCTTACCGTAAGTTTGTCGGGAAGGATCTGATTCCGCGAACCTCAGCTGATCAGGATTCGCAGACGCTGTACCACGCTCCGTTTGTGGTCGTGGCACACGGAACGGAAGACGACCCGTTGCTGAACTACGGCAACCAGGCAGCACTTGATTTGTGGCAAATGTCGCTCGACGAACTCATTGGCACTCCGTCTCGCAAAACAGCCGAACCCGTGCATCGCGATGAACGAGCCGAATTGTTGCGGCGGACTCGCGAACACGGATACATCGACGACTACACCGGCATTCGAATTGCATCTACCGGGCAACGGTTTCGCATCCATCAGGCAACGGTGTGGAACGTCGTCGACGGGAACGACGCCTACGTCGGACAGGCGGCCGCGTTTGCGGACTGGACGATGCTCACAGAATAA